The genomic region CTATCACAGAGACTCCGTCTGGGATTGCTATGATTTTTGCCTGGGGATTGCCTACTATGTCTTCTGCGAGTTTCAATGCTTCCCCAATGCTGTGAGCCGGGATCATGTGCAGAGCACGTATCATATCGTCGGGAGCTTCTGATATGTAGATGACCGTTGCCTTTTGTAGGATCCTGATGAAAATCTGCGTCTGCCATTGATCGGGAACGGTAGCTGTCCTGTTTCTGCTCATAAACAGCTTGAGTGTCTTGTTGATATCCGGTTCATCTGCCATCTGATGGTAGAAAGCATCTCCACCGGTACCGTCGTCTGATCGTGCGATCATGATGATGACTCCTGATTTGGTCACGGCAGCTTCAGCGGCGGTCATTCCTTTGACAGCCTGGTAGATGTTCTGATCAAGCGGGTAACCGCCGTTGGTGGAGATGACTATAGGGGCTGGGGCCGTTTCAACCTTGCACAAGTTGTCCAGGAACCGACAACCTGTCTCATGTGCTGCTTCCATATCTCCTGCGACTGCATATATGGGAGATTTCCTGGCATCTATGACTACGTTGACGATGAAGGCCAGCTTTGCCTGGCGGGCGGCCCAGACCATGTCCTTGTGTATCAGGTTACCTTCAAGAATCCCTGTCCTGGAATGGGAGTCTGCAATGAACTCTGAGCAATGGTTGGCCAGTACCGTTGTCCTGGAGGCGACTCCGGGCAGAACACTTTTCCGTGATCCTGAGTATCCGGCAAAGAAGTGAGGTTCTATGAACCCTTCGGATACCAGCAGGTCAGCTTCAACGGCCAACTTGTTGATCAGGCAGGTACCGCCGCTTGGCAGTGTACCGATGTCCACTACAGGAGAAGTGTCACAGTCGTGGATGACAATATGTTCTTTGCTGACTATTTCTGTTCCGAATTTTGCAATCAGTTCCTGTTTTGTCGTTCCACGATGACAGCCGGTTGCAATCAATATAGTAATTTCAGCTTCGGGGTTGCCTTTACGTATTTCCCTTAGCATTGCAGGAATGATAAATCTGCTTGGTACTGGTCTGGTATGATCACTGGCCAACAGGACGATGTGTTGGCGATTTTCCGAAAGTTCGCACAGTTTCTTGCTGCCGATGGGATGTTCCAGGGCCTCATCGATGAGTTCCTGTGGGGAGGCAGGCGCCTTGTATTCGTGCAGGGGTGATACCAAGATATTCTGTATCCTGTCTTCAGGGATATCGGCATGGATTGTGTTTTTTCCGAATGGGAAGTCAATGATCATATGCTACCTCTTATTTTTTGTATACAGTATACAATATACTTCAATAGTAATTCTTTGTGATGCTTTGTTCAAGATGAAATTGAATGTTTCCATAGGCTGTAAAAGTTCCTGATCGAAGTGTTTCATTGGTCCGTTTATGGTCTCAAATGAACAGCGATTGAAACAAATAGGTGAGCGTTTTATCTGAAATCAAATGAATTATATTTTGAATAGGGATTTTTTTTTCTGCTAACTACTGGTTATATGCTAATTACGTAACAATACCTACTTATAAGACAGAAAGGTTGTTTCTTCCATGGATTTTGGCATGGAAGTTGCTTGGAGAATGATACGGATGGAGTACCGTTGGATGTGGGACACTAGTACCTAAGCTGATGCTGCGATTCGTCCGTTTCATATTTAACATAAGGAGATTCCAGAGTATGAATGAAAAACCTGTTCTAGGTATATTGCTCGGCGATGCTGCTGGTGTTGGTTCAGAGATACTTGCCAAGTTGGCTTCTTCCCATTTCTTCGATGCATATTGCAGACCTTTGTTCATCGGTGACATACGTGTTATGCAAAGAGGATTCGATATCATCGGAAAAACTTCATGCATCAATGCAATTGAGGATGCTCATGAGGCTTCATGGGAACAAGAAGGATGTTATCCCCTCTTGGACCGAAAAAATGTTGATCCTTGTAAGGTTCCATTCGGGAAGATATCCCTCATTGCAGGACGTGCCTGCATCGATATGCTGGCGACAGCAGTGCAATTGAGCAAGGAAAAACTGATTGCAGGATTTTGCTTTGTTCCATTGAACAAAGCCGGCTTGCGTGAAGCTGGCTGTCTCTATGAAAGTGAACACCATTTTCTTGCCCATGCCTTTGGTGTGACCGGGCCTTTCGGTGAGATAAATGTCGTCGATGACTTATGGTCCACAAGGACAACCAGCCATATTCCTATCAAGGATGTGAGTAGCAGTCTTTCTGTCGAAAGGATCGACAATTCGATTCTCTTATGTAATGAAGCCTTGAAATCGAGTGGAGTCAAGAAGCCTAGGATTGCCATCTGCGCTTTGAATCCCCATTGTGGCGAGAACGGCAAGTGCGGCACTGAAGAAATTGAAATCATCACACCGGCCATTGAAAAAGCAGAAGCTATGGGTATTGATGTTACAGGGCCTTATTCTTCTGATATTACGTTCATCAAGGCTTTCAAAGGTGATTTTGACGGAGTCGTGACTATGTATCATGACCAAGGACAGATTGCACTCAAACTCAAAGGTTTTGACCAAGGCATAACGATTGCAGGGGGGATGCCTGTGCCGATTGCCACCTGTGCTCATGGAACAGCCTATGATATAGCTGGAACTGGGGTTGTCAATCCCCATGCATTTGAGAATGCAGTCAGGATGGTAAGTCGAATGGCTGAGCATCTTGCACAAGAATAAAAAGAAAAAACAAAAGGAGAAAACAATGAAAAAGATTTTTTTGAGTTTGATTATTGCCAGTGTATGCAGTTTTACTTTGATGGCAAATGGTACAGCGGAGGTTGATCACAGTTACCCTACGAAACCTGTTAAGATTGTGGTTCCCTATGGTGCAGGCGGAGGTTCAGACATTACAATTCGTTTGCTTGCAAAATATATGGAACCGACCCTTGGCCAAAATATTGTCATACAGAATGTAAGCGGTGGCAGTGGGACCATTGGGTGGACTCAGGTCTCTGAAGCAAAACCTGATGGATATACACTTAGTTATGGAGATTGCCTGATGTCCAATGGTCAACTTCTGTTTAAGGGAATTACCTATGATAATACATCCTTTACTCCTATTGCCATGTATGCCAATGATCCTCATATCATCGTTGCTTCAAAAAATTCGGGTATTACAAGCTTCCAGCAGTTGGTTGAATATGTAAAACAGCATCCGGGTCAGGTAACTTTCGGACTTGGTGGGGCCTGGACCAGTCATGATTTCTTAAGGCTGAGTTTGGAAGAAGCCACTGGGATTTCATTCAAGAGGATGGTATTCCAGAGTGGTGCACTGGCAGTCACTGCCGTTGCAGGTGGCAATTGTATGGTAGCTGTACCATTCGTGAGTGAAGCCCTTGCACAGATTGAGGCAGGCAATGTCATTCCTTTGGCTGTCTCGAGTGCAAAGAGGATTGATGTAGCCCCTCAGATTCCAACTATCAAGGAATGTGGCGTTGACTACACGCATACAATGTGGAGAGGTATCATTGCTCCGGCTGGGTTACCGGATAATATAATTCATGCTGTGGATACTGCAATTGGAAAAGCTTTTGATAATCCTGAATATGTCAAAGCTGCAAAAAATGCTGGTTCTTTCCCTGAGTATATGGGATATGACCAATTCCATGACTATTTCAATCAGAATCATGAAACGTATAAGGCATTGATTACGAAAGCATTAAGCGAAACCAACTGATTGTTTTTTGAAAACGGCCGATAATTTATCTGGCCGTTTTCTGATAAAGAAAGGAGAAAAATCGATGGGAAAACTTAATGGTAACAGATTGTTTATCTTGGCATTCATTGGTCTGCTTGTTGCCTTTGCAACGCAATTGCCGGCAATGCCTGCAACTGCTGCACACTATCCTTTGGTATTGTTGATAGCTAGTTTTGTCCTTGCCTTATGGTTGTTGTTCGATAAGCAAAAAGAAGAACAGCATCTGGACTCTTGGTGTGTAATCCATGTCTGTGTGTTTGCATTGGCTGTTATAGCATATATTTTTCTAATGTCATATATCGGCTATGTGATTTCTACCTTGCTGTTTTTGTTTTCTAGTCTTTTATATCTGAAAATACCTGGTAAGAAAGTGCTGTTTATTTTTCCTGTAGTCGTTACTCTGTTGCTCTATATATTCTTTACCGATGTCCTCAATGTCTATTTACCGACTGGACATATATTTTCTTGATTGTTTTTCGGGAGCGTTATGATGATTCACAACATTCTTTTGGGCTTGTCTGGGGTATTTACCGTACAAAATTTCTTTTTTATGGTACTTGGTATTATCATTGGAATTATTTTTGGCGCGTTGCCTGGTTTCAGTGCAACGATGGGCGTGGCTGTATTTGTACCATTTTCATATGTGCTTTCTTCGGGTGCAGCAATGTTGCTATTGTCAGGAATATACTGTGGTGGTGTGTATGGAGGTTCGATTCCTGCTGTTTTGATTGGCATCCCTGGTACTCCTGCAAGCGTACCGACTGCTATGGATGGCAGACCTATGGTCGAGAGAGGCGAAAGTGGCAGGGCTTTGTCCTTGGTGACTATGGCATCGTCTTTTGGTGGATTCATTTCCTCGTTGGCTTTGCTTTTGGGGGCGCCTCTTCTAGCAATCGTTGCCATGAAAGTAGGACCTCCGGAACAAATGATGATAGCAATCTTTGGGTTGTCCGTAGTATCTACGCTCAGTGAACATAATATGAAGAAAGGACTGTTTGTTTGCTTTGTTTCGTTATTGATTGCAACGGTCGGACAAGATCCAGTCCTTGGTTTTCCCCGTTTTACTTTTGGTAATTATCAATTATCAAGTGGTTTTGAAATTGTTTCTGTGTTGATTGGCTTATTCAGCATGCCTGAAGTATTTAGGATGATTGAGAGCTTACATGAAGAGAATAGACAGAAACAAGCTCATATAAGCAAAATGAGTTTTTCTGCTTTTGAAGTATTCAGTAATCTCCGTAATTTACTTAGATCGACCTTCTTGGGAATAGGTATAGGTATCATTCCGGCAGCAGGCCCTGACATTGCCTCTTTCCTTTCTTATAACCAAGCAAAGCAAGCCAGTACCCATCCTGAAAAGTTTGGTCATGGATCTTCTGAAGGCATTGTTGCGAGTGAGGCTGCAAACAATGGTGTTACCGGAGGTTCGCTCATTCCTTTATTGACGCTGGGTATCCCTGGAAGTGCTCCTGCAGCGATTTTTCTTGGTGCTTTGATCATCCATGGTCTACGTCCGGGCCCTTTGCTTTTTAGTGCCCATGCTGGTGAAGTGTATACGCTTCTGGTAGGCTTTGCGATAATTAATATTTTGTTGTATTTCCTTGGTATGTTGTTTTGCCGTTTTGCTGGCAAAGTCTTGATTATTCCAAAACAAATCCTGATAGTGATTATCGTCACGTTGGCTACGGTCGGTTCATTTTCTATTCAACAGAATTTTGTTGATGTTATTACTATGTATGGTGCCGGAATCATTGGCTACTTTATGACAAAATATGACTATCCTCTTTCTCCTGTAGCGCTTGGTTTGTTGTTGGGGCCTATGCTTGAGGAAGCCATTAAGCTGACTGGTACGATGTATACCAATTTTGCACTGATTTTTACTAGACCTTTGACTGATGTATTTCTTTTCTTCATTATCCTTTCCTTTGCTTGGCCTGTCCTACGTAACTATTTGTCTCATAGAAAGAAATGTGCAAGTGCTGAGGAGGTTTGCAATGATTAGGTTGTTTGTCGCGCATTTGCTTGCAGGAGCTGATCTACATCTTGAAACAAATAAAATACTTACCATTGAGGGAAAAACAATTACATCTATTCTTCCCGGAACTGCTGATTCTGCTGATGTTGTACTGCCGTCTTCGGTGACATTGCTTCCGGGGTTGATAGATTGTCATTCCCATCTTGCATTGGATGCTCGGATTCCTGGACATCTGGACATGATGGATGATACTGAATCTGTACAAACACTTCGGGCTCTGAGAGCCATAAAAGATGATCTGTACCAGGGTATAACGGGTCTGAGATGTATGGGTGATCGATATTATCTTGACATTGTCCTGAGAGACAGTGCTGCATGCGAAGACATCATAGCTCCTTGGATGCAGGTCTCAGGTATTGGTATGAAGGGGATACATGGACATGGATATGTCGGCAAGGCTTTTTCAGGGGTCGAAGAATTCAGAAAGCAGGCTCGCGAAAACTTGCATCATGGAGTTGATTGGTTGAAAATTTTTGTTACCTCCGGAACTCCAAGTGAACATATTGACTGGTATCTCAGGAGGGAAGAAATCCGAGCTGTTATCGATGAAGCTCATAGTTGTGGCATAAAGACCTCTGCTCATTGCATAGGAGGGCAAGGACTGCAATACTGTGTTGAAGAAGGCATTTCTGTTCTTGACCATTGCTATTGGGTTGATGAACACAACATTGAATTAATTATGAAAAGTAATTCAACGGTATGTTTTACACCCGGTATTTTCATGGATGATTTGAGATTACCCATGTGTCCTGCTGCTCATGCCGAGAAAGTGAAATACTATCGGGCGGAAGTTGAAAAAAGGCTGTCAAGATTGGTTGCTGCAAAACCTCGGTTTGTGGTTGGAAGCGATGCCAATCATGGCTTACTTTGGAAAGAAGTTAATTATATGGTACAATTAGGAATGCCTGTAGAGGAAGCAATCAAGGGCGTAACCGTATATGCTGCACATTTGATGGAGCGAAAAACCGGGCAACTTACCTCAGGCTATGATGCTGATATGATTGCTGTGGATGGTAATCCACTTAAGGATGTTGCTTGCTTGGAACATGTTCGCTTTGTCTGTAAGGGAGGGCGAATGGTCCGTTGTGATTTTCCTACGACAAGTTCTGACCGATGTGCTGGTGAAATTTGATTGTTGAAAAGTGATTGACAAAAGCACCCTTCTTCTCCAGCTGTGCGATCTTGCCTCTCACCCGCTTGGAACCCCTGTCCGCATAGGCTATGACTGACGGGCACTGTCCCTGCTGCCTCGCGAGTATCCGCTTCGACTTGCCGTACGGGCTGCTCCTCTTGATGCCCTTCGCCGCTTCCACCAGCAGCAGCCGAAGCCTGGTGTTGCCGCATTTCGTTATCGTGTTGTACCTCACCTTCTGCCCGCTCGATTCCTGTCCCGGGCATATGCCCAGTAAGCTTGCGAACCGCCGTGCATCGGGGAAGCGGCTGAAGTCGCCGACCTCGCAGCAGAACGAGAGGGCCAGGTGCGTCTGTATGCCGGTGAAGCAGACGAGCCTGCCCACCTTTTCCCTGTAGCGCTCCGAATCCGCCAGCTCCTCTATCCTGGCGTCTATGAGCTCCAGCTTGGCCCTGAGGTCCTCCGTCTCCTGCAGGTACTGCTCGAAAGCCAGCTGGAGCAGCCCGTTCCCGAACCGTATGGACTTCAGCCACTGCCTGAACTTCCCGGTCCAGTAGGAACCGGGGAACGGATAGGAGTAGCCGGTCCTCAGCAGGAAGGAGAGGAGGTTCTGCTTCGCCTTCTTCAGATGCCTTGCAAGGGTATTGCGCATCCTCGTGTATTCCTTCGCCGCCTCATCCTCGCCGTCGGGGAGGACCACCTTCCTGTAGGTGCCGTTGGCAAGCGTCACCGCAAGCAGCATCGCATCGCGCCTGTCGGTCTTCACCTTCTGCCCCGATGCCCGCGCTATGGTGGTCGGCGCCATGATCACGCAGGTGCATCCCTGCTCCTTGTTCATCGCCCTGCACAGCCCGAAGCCCGTGGGACCGGCCTCATAGCCGACGAGGAACCGTACTGACGGGGCAAGGGCGAAGTCCCTGCGTGCCTTCCTCAGGAACTTCATGAGGAACTGCGCCCCCGCTTCCATCCTTGCGGCTTCTCCCAGGTAGCGGTTGTGCTCCCTGTCGAACATGCAGACGCTGTTGGTAGCCTTGTGGACATCCACCCCTACATAAATTATACTTTCCATCGTGACCTCCGATTTGTATGTGCTAACGCTCCATACTGTAAGATTTATTTTTCCTAAGTATGCAGCCGAATTCACGTCTTTGCAAACTCAGGAGGTCACATCATATTGTCTAAGCGAAAATAGATAGAGGAGAAATTAATGAAAGAAAAAAATCACAACAGAAAACAGTCTTTTACCGTAAGTTGGACTAAGAAAGAACCTAAGACTACCAGAAGTAGAGTCGGCATGATGTATTGCTTTAGAAATTGTTCAAAAAATAATAATTAGTTTCTACATAGTTGTCTTGAGTTTGCAAAAGCAATATGAGCAGTAAAGAAATAAATCTCCATATGCGGTATATCCTTCCTCAAGAAGTTGCTTATGTCTCGGTTGAAGATAAAGAGCTGGTAATTTTTTCGGAAGGATGTAATTGGTTGGTCTTACCACAGGGAGGAGAAAAAGTTTACCGTGCTCTTGCTGAAGGAAAAACAATTGCCGAGGTATTGGCAAAATTTAAGCGGGAAACTGTTATTTCGGTTATTGCTGAAATCGAAGCGAAAGATTTTGTACATTCATCCAAGGATTATGTTCTGCAGACATCAGAAGTGTTTATATATCTTACAAATCGATGTAACCTGAAATGTCCTTATTGCTACTTGTCCTCTGGTGATGTTACCTATGCTGAATTGTCATTGTCACAATGGCAAAAAGTGCTTGAAAATTTGTTCGCTGCAGGATTTACTACAGTAACTTTCAGTGGTGGAGAACCATTGCTTTATCCTGCGTTTCCTGAACTTTGTGAATTCGCACATAAATTGGGATTTCAGATTTGTGTGTTGAGCAATGGTCTCCTATGGACAGAAGAGCTGATTGCTAGACTTGCTCCAGTCTTAAGTGAAGTTCAGCTCAGTCTTGATGGATTTGATGCAGATTCTTATGCATTTGTACGAAAAGTGAACGGATTTGACCGTGTGCTCCGGTCCTTGGATTTGCTTTATGATGCAGGTGTGATGTTATCAATTTCTGTAACGCCATTATACGAAAATGTTGCTGATTTTCAACAGCATTATATAAATTTCGGTCATCAGCTACTTTCTCATTATCCGAATCTACAAATTAAATTTTCCTATGAATTGATGCCTGGAAGAGCTATTGAGGTATCGACAGAACTTAATGATCGGTACAGACAGATAATTTACGGAATCGTCGAAGAATTATATCCCGATTATGCTGCAGAGAATTTCTATATGAATCTCAAGACTAAAAAACGCATCAGAGGTTGTGGCTATGGAGGTCTTACTTTGGCTGCCGATGGAAACGTGTATTGGTGTAACAGATTGCCACAGTTGAAATCTGTAGGTAATATCCTTTCAATGCCTCTTGAACAGATACTGAGTATGTCAATGCAGACAAAATCTGCTGTGGCTGTAGAACATGTCCGTCCTTGCAATGACTGTCCTGTCAAATATATCTGCGGGGGTGGATGCCGTCTACAATATCTTCCTGTTTCTTCAGCTACAGATGAGAACATCCATTTTGAGACCAAATGTTCTGAAACTGTAAGAATGTCATTTTATAAAAGGATGATATGCGCCGATAGGTATTTTTATGTCTGATCCTTATCTTATTGTAGTAATGGATATATACACTTCAAAAAAATATCATGCTTTTTGCTTGGAAACCTATAGTGGCGAGAAAAAAATAGTCGGAAATGGAATTTTTTCAGGTTTATTGCATCCTGTTGATATTTTTAACTTTGATATCAATATTGTAAATGATTCTTTATTAAAACTTATGCAAACATCTTTGCACACTGGCGAGTTGCAACAAATCTCAAAGGCTCTTGTACTGTGTCAGGATTTACAATTGCTTTCTCTGGTTGCTACCAGCGGAATGTTGTTTTACCGACTTGAGAAACTGGGTAAAGTTTCATTGTTAACAAAAATTACACACCATTTTGCTGATAAATTTTCGCCAGGACATATACTTGAAATCAGTAACATGCAAATTTATTTTCATGATCATACATTGTACTGGTATGAAAATGCTAAAA from Spirochaetia bacterium harbors:
- the larA gene encoding nickel-dependent lactate racemase, giving the protein MIIDFPFGKNTIHADIPEDRIQNILVSPLHEYKAPASPQELIDEALEHPIGSKKLCELSENRQHIVLLASDHTRPVPSRFIIPAMLREIRKGNPEAEITILIATGCHRGTTKQELIAKFGTEIVSKEHIVIHDCDTSPVVDIGTLPSGGTCLINKLAVEADLLVSEGFIEPHFFAGYSGSRKSVLPGVASRTTVLANHCSEFIADSHSRTGILEGNLIHKDMVWAARQAKLAFIVNVVIDARKSPIYAVAGDMEAAHETGCRFLDNLCKVETAPAPIVISTNGGYPLDQNIYQAVKGMTAAEAAVTKSGVIIMIARSDDGTGGDAFYHQMADEPDINKTLKLFMSRNRTATVPDQWQTQIFIRILQKATVIYISEAPDDMIRALHMIPAHSIGEALKLAEDIVGNPQAKIIAIPDGVSVIVSNKKHI
- a CDS encoding 4-hydroxythreonine-4-phosphate dehydrogenase PdxA, which codes for MNEKPVLGILLGDAAGVGSEILAKLASSHFFDAYCRPLFIGDIRVMQRGFDIIGKTSCINAIEDAHEASWEQEGCYPLLDRKNVDPCKVPFGKISLIAGRACIDMLATAVQLSKEKLIAGFCFVPLNKAGLREAGCLYESEHHFLAHAFGVTGPFGEINVVDDLWSTRTTSHIPIKDVSSSLSVERIDNSILLCNEALKSSGVKKPRIAICALNPHCGENGKCGTEEIEIITPAIEKAEAMGIDVTGPYSSDITFIKAFKGDFDGVVTMYHDQGQIALKLKGFDQGITIAGGMPVPIATCAHGTAYDIAGTGVVNPHAFENAVRMVSRMAEHLAQE
- a CDS encoding tripartite tricarboxylate transporter substrate binding protein — encoded protein: MKKIFLSLIIASVCSFTLMANGTAEVDHSYPTKPVKIVVPYGAGGGSDITIRLLAKYMEPTLGQNIVIQNVSGGSGTIGWTQVSEAKPDGYTLSYGDCLMSNGQLLFKGITYDNTSFTPIAMYANDPHIIVASKNSGITSFQQLVEYVKQHPGQVTFGLGGAWTSHDFLRLSLEEATGISFKRMVFQSGALAVTAVAGGNCMVAVPFVSEALAQIEAGNVIPLAVSSAKRIDVAPQIPTIKECGVDYTHTMWRGIIAPAGLPDNIIHAVDTAIGKAFDNPEYVKAAKNAGSFPEYMGYDQFHDYFNQNHETYKALITKALSETN
- a CDS encoding tripartite tricarboxylate transporter TctB family protein: MGKLNGNRLFILAFIGLLVAFATQLPAMPATAAHYPLVLLIASFVLALWLLFDKQKEEQHLDSWCVIHVCVFALAVIAYIFLMSYIGYVISTLLFLFSSLLYLKIPGKKVLFIFPVVVTLLLYIFFTDVLNVYLPTGHIFS
- a CDS encoding tripartite tricarboxylate transporter permease, producing MIHNILLGLSGVFTVQNFFFMVLGIIIGIIFGALPGFSATMGVAVFVPFSYVLSSGAAMLLLSGIYCGGVYGGSIPAVLIGIPGTPASVPTAMDGRPMVERGESGRALSLVTMASSFGGFISSLALLLGAPLLAIVAMKVGPPEQMMIAIFGLSVVSTLSEHNMKKGLFVCFVSLLIATVGQDPVLGFPRFTFGNYQLSSGFEIVSVLIGLFSMPEVFRMIESLHEENRQKQAHISKMSFSAFEVFSNLRNLLRSTFLGIGIGIIPAAGPDIASFLSYNQAKQASTHPEKFGHGSSEGIVASEAANNGVTGGSLIPLLTLGIPGSAPAAIFLGALIIHGLRPGPLLFSAHAGEVYTLLVGFAIINILLYFLGMLFCRFAGKVLIIPKQILIVIIVTLATVGSFSIQQNFVDVITMYGAGIIGYFMTKYDYPLSPVALGLLLGPMLEEAIKLTGTMYTNFALIFTRPLTDVFLFFIILSFAWPVLRNYLSHRKKCASAEEVCND
- a CDS encoding amidohydrolase family protein: MIRLFVAHLLAGADLHLETNKILTIEGKTITSILPGTADSADVVLPSSVTLLPGLIDCHSHLALDARIPGHLDMMDDTESVQTLRALRAIKDDLYQGITGLRCMGDRYYLDIVLRDSAACEDIIAPWMQVSGIGMKGIHGHGYVGKAFSGVEEFRKQARENLHHGVDWLKIFVTSGTPSEHIDWYLRREEIRAVIDEAHSCGIKTSAHCIGGQGLQYCVEEGISVLDHCYWVDEHNIELIMKSNSTVCFTPGIFMDDLRLPMCPAAHAEKVKYYRAEVEKRLSRLVAAKPRFVVGSDANHGLLWKEVNYMVQLGMPVEEAIKGVTVYAAHLMERKTGQLTSGYDADMIAVDGNPLKDVACLEHVRFVCKGGRMVRCDFPTTSSDRCAGEI
- a CDS encoding IS110 family transposase — its product is MESIIYVGVDVHKATNSVCMFDREHNRYLGEAARMEAGAQFLMKFLRKARRDFALAPSVRFLVGYEAGPTGFGLCRAMNKEQGCTCVIMAPTTIARASGQKVKTDRRDAMLLAVTLANGTYRKVVLPDGEDEAAKEYTRMRNTLARHLKKAKQNLLSFLLRTGYSYPFPGSYWTGKFRQWLKSIRFGNGLLQLAFEQYLQETEDLRAKLELIDARIEELADSERYREKVGRLVCFTGIQTHLALSFCCEVGDFSRFPDARRFASLLGICPGQESSGQKVRYNTITKCGNTRLRLLLVEAAKGIKRSSPYGKSKRILARQQGQCPSVIAYADRGSKRVRGKIAQLEKKGAFVNHFSTIKFHQHIGQNLS
- a CDS encoding radical SAM protein, with product MSSKEINLHMRYILPQEVAYVSVEDKELVIFSEGCNWLVLPQGGEKVYRALAEGKTIAEVLAKFKRETVISVIAEIEAKDFVHSSKDYVLQTSEVFIYLTNRCNLKCPYCYLSSGDVTYAELSLSQWQKVLENLFAAGFTTVTFSGGEPLLYPAFPELCEFAHKLGFQICVLSNGLLWTEELIARLAPVLSEVQLSLDGFDADSYAFVRKVNGFDRVLRSLDLLYDAGVMLSISVTPLYENVADFQQHYINFGHQLLSHYPNLQIKFSYELMPGRAIEVSTELNDRYRQIIYGIVEELYPDYAAENFYMNLKTKKRIRGCGYGGLTLAADGNVYWCNRLPQLKSVGNILSMPLEQILSMSMQTKSAVAVEHVRPCNDCPVKYICGGGCRLQYLPVSSATDENIHFETKCSETVRMSFYKRMICADRYFYV